One window of the Nocardia huaxiensis genome contains the following:
- a CDS encoding SDR family NAD(P)-dependent oxidoreductase, with the protein MDWPAGPLRNAPRHRVRLPSYAFQHQALWPSAAGLPDSSIPPAHDVSAQRVEDVLLSQISALVGAAKSPLVHLDAKFGDIGVSSAMSVELATRLNSILGTRVSSTVVFDYPTPAALAEHLRAGGPADGAAPDPSTQSLGTSMSSDKMLENLRWVTAELQKARRENRELESAAAEPVAIVGMGCRFPGGVGSPEELWDLVAGARDVIGDFPHDRGWDLDGLFDPDPEATGKSYTRSGGFLYDAADFDAGFFGISPRESLAMDPQQRLLLEVSWEALERAGIDPKSLRGSDTGVYTGLMAGYGYHSTGVGDVEGYRLTGGAASAGSGRVSYALGLEGPAVTVDTACSSSLVALHQAVAAVRSGECGLALVAGVTVMSTPAVFVEFSRQRGLSADGRCKSFAASADGTGWAEGVGVLVVERLSAAVRRGHRVLAVVRGSAVNQDGASNGFTAPNGPAQQRVIRQALANARLAASDVDVVEAHGTGTRLGDPIEAQALLATYGQDRGAGGPLLLGSLKSNIGHTQAAAGVAGVIKMVLAMRHGVAPKTLHIDAPTPHVDWSAGAVELLAEQRAWPETGRLRRAAVSSFGVSGTNAHVILEQAPAPDPVEAETSNPASGSVPWVLSARSREALAAQAHALSRFAAANPSADVAAVASALLRTRSRFEHRAVVIGTNLDELVSGVAAVADSRSAPGVVEGVAGNGKTVFVFPGQGAQWLGMGRELLDTAPVFAQAIGDCEQAFAPLVDWSLSQVLREAPGAPPLDRVDVVQPVLFAVMVSLARLWQSMGVEPAAVVGHSQGEIAAAHIAGGLSLQDAARVVVCRSRLVLRELAGGGGMATVSLPVDAVRARLADADPGLGVAAVNGPGSVVVSGAAGALDGFLRACESDGVQVRRIAVDYASHSPMVEVLRETLLSELADIAPRSANIPFYSTVTAAQADTKDLDAAYWYANLRETVRLEQTTRLLLETGHSVFIEVSPHPVLTIGLQGTCEEAGDRGAEAVIVGSLRRDHGTLTDFSAALARVFVSGGAVEWSRTLPERGAHSVDLPTYAFQRQRYWLEPDIAGGDVTGFGLDDAAHPLLSAVVELPEHDGWVFTGRLSLRTHPWLADHTVAGVALLPGTAFVELAVRAAGEIGCGGVRELTLLSPLVLPEHGAVSLQVRVSAADETGAHTISIMSRDESGTRVLHGQGTLATVPVTSEPAVPWPPADATAIDLDGVYDRLSDLGYGYGPVFRGLRAAFRRGAEVFVDAVLPEPAPAGEYGIHPALLDVVLHAVFLGEFAEGLVLPFAWSGVSLRQAGAGAVRARIASTGPGAVSVEVVDTAGRPVFAAESLTMRAMSAQELSSANRDGLFRVEWSPVAAEPLPVSTGSWAELDPERTMPDIVVLDCGAGAADAVRDLLAEVLSAVRQWLSQDRYRSSTLLVRTRGAVALAGEDLTSPAGAAVWGLVRSAQAEDPGRIVLADAEGEFDAAAVLASGEPQVVVRAGTLHAARLRRVTASARSSTALSAADTVVITGGTGTVGALLARHLIVEHGVRQLVLTSRRGPEAPGARELVAELTELGASVTVVAADLADRAAVGELFAHIGIDRTLAVIHAAGVLDDGVIGSLTPQRLDTVLAPKVDAALHLHEATLGRPVSAFVLFSSAAGVFGTPGQANYAAANAFLDAFAVYRRGIGLPAQSLAWGLWAQSSGMTGHLGTADAARLARGGLAPMSSEQALELFDLALAEGGANTLTARLDLGALRAQADSAGVPALLRSLISTGGTRVSRSAGPVEADVAQRLAGLPESEQRQVISALVRQQIAAVLGHSDVATVDGEQNFRDLGFDSLTAVEVRNRLKIVTGLTLSATLLFDYPTPAALAEHLRVAVLAKADTQGVDGALREMERYFDAAPTDESARTMVKRLEDLLLRYRDATTDSTAAVGEMDVESASEDELLEFINTELRNVHE; encoded by the coding sequence GTGGACTGGCCGGCCGGTCCCCTGCGGAATGCTCCCCGGCACCGAGTCCGGCTGCCGTCGTACGCCTTTCAGCATCAGGCACTGTGGCCCTCGGCGGCGGGGCTTCCCGATTCGTCCATCCCGCCGGCCCACGACGTCAGCGCGCAGCGCGTCGAAGATGTTCTGCTCTCCCAGATCTCAGCACTGGTCGGCGCAGCGAAATCACCGCTGGTGCACCTCGATGCGAAGTTCGGCGATATCGGCGTCAGCTCGGCCATGTCCGTCGAGCTCGCCACCCGGCTGAATTCGATTCTCGGAACCAGGGTTTCGAGCACCGTCGTCTTCGACTATCCCACCCCCGCGGCCTTGGCCGAACACCTGCGGGCGGGCGGCCCGGCGGACGGCGCCGCCCCGGACCCATCAACCCAGAGCTTAGGAACTTCCATGAGTAGCGACAAGATGCTGGAGAATCTGCGGTGGGTCACCGCGGAGCTGCAGAAGGCGCGACGCGAGAACCGCGAGCTGGAATCGGCCGCCGCCGAGCCGGTCGCCATTGTGGGCATGGGGTGCCGATTCCCGGGGGGTGTGGGTTCCCCGGAGGAGCTGTGGGACCTCGTCGCCGGAGCGCGGGACGTGATCGGCGACTTCCCGCACGACCGCGGCTGGGACCTGGACGGCCTGTTCGACCCCGACCCCGAGGCCACCGGCAAGTCCTACACGCGGTCGGGCGGATTCCTGTACGACGCGGCGGATTTCGATGCCGGGTTCTTCGGCATCAGTCCGCGCGAGAGCTTGGCCATGGATCCACAGCAGCGGCTGTTGCTGGAGGTGTCGTGGGAGGCCCTGGAGAGGGCGGGGATCGACCCGAAATCATTGCGGGGCAGCGACACCGGCGTCTACACCGGTCTGATGGCCGGATACGGCTACCACTCGACCGGCGTGGGGGACGTCGAGGGCTATCGGCTCACCGGAGGCGCGGCCAGCGCGGGATCGGGCCGGGTGTCCTACGCGCTGGGCCTGGAAGGCCCCGCGGTGACGGTGGATACCGCGTGCTCCTCGTCGCTGGTGGCCCTGCATCAGGCGGTGGCCGCGGTGCGCTCGGGGGAGTGCGGGCTGGCGCTGGTCGCCGGAGTCACGGTGATGTCGACCCCCGCGGTGTTCGTGGAATTCTCCCGGCAGCGTGGACTCTCGGCCGACGGCCGGTGCAAGTCGTTCGCGGCGTCCGCCGATGGCACCGGCTGGGCGGAGGGCGTCGGCGTGCTGGTGGTCGAACGACTGTCCGCGGCGGTGCGGCGCGGACACCGGGTGCTGGCCGTGGTCCGGGGCTCGGCCGTGAATCAGGATGGCGCGTCGAACGGTTTCACCGCACCGAACGGTCCCGCGCAGCAGCGGGTCATCCGGCAGGCGCTGGCGAACGCGCGACTCGCGGCGAGCGACGTCGACGTGGTCGAAGCGCACGGAACCGGGACCAGACTCGGCGATCCCATCGAGGCGCAGGCCCTGCTGGCCACCTACGGTCAGGACCGGGGCGCGGGCGGACCGCTGCTGCTGGGGTCGCTGAAGTCGAATATCGGTCACACCCAGGCGGCCGCCGGTGTCGCCGGTGTGATCAAGATGGTGCTGGCCATGCGGCACGGCGTGGCGCCCAAGACCTTGCACATCGACGCGCCCACACCACACGTGGATTGGTCGGCCGGGGCGGTCGAGCTGCTCGCCGAGCAGCGGGCGTGGCCGGAGACCGGACGGCTGCGGCGGGCGGCGGTGTCGAGTTTCGGGGTGAGCGGCACCAATGCGCATGTGATCCTCGAGCAGGCCCCCGCCCCGGACCCGGTGGAGGCGGAGACCTCGAATCCGGCCAGCGGTTCGGTGCCGTGGGTGCTGTCCGCGCGGAGCCGGGAAGCCTTGGCGGCGCAGGCACACGCGCTGTCGCGATTCGCCGCCGCGAACCCGTCCGCGGATGTGGCGGCGGTGGCGTCGGCGCTGCTGCGGACCAGGTCGCGATTCGAGCATCGCGCGGTGGTGATCGGCACGAACCTGGACGAACTCGTCTCGGGCGTGGCGGCGGTGGCAGATTCACGGTCGGCGCCCGGAGTCGTCGAGGGGGTGGCCGGAAACGGCAAGACCGTCTTCGTGTTTCCGGGGCAGGGCGCGCAGTGGCTCGGCATGGGACGCGAATTGCTCGACACCGCACCGGTATTCGCCCAGGCGATCGGCGACTGCGAACAGGCGTTCGCGCCGCTGGTGGATTGGTCGCTGTCGCAGGTGCTGCGGGAGGCCCCGGGCGCGCCACCGCTGGATCGCGTCGATGTGGTGCAGCCGGTGCTGTTCGCGGTGATGGTGTCGCTGGCGCGGCTGTGGCAGTCGATGGGCGTGGAACCCGCTGCGGTGGTGGGGCATTCGCAGGGCGAGATCGCCGCGGCCCACATTGCCGGTGGCCTGTCGCTGCAGGACGCGGCCCGGGTGGTGGTGTGCCGCAGCAGGCTGGTGCTGCGGGAGCTGGCCGGCGGTGGCGGCATGGCCACGGTGTCGCTGCCCGTGGACGCGGTCCGCGCCCGACTGGCGGACGCGGACCCCGGACTGGGGGTCGCCGCGGTCAATGGCCCGGGGTCGGTGGTGGTGTCCGGTGCGGCCGGTGCGCTGGACGGGTTCCTGCGCGCCTGCGAGAGCGACGGCGTGCAAGTGCGCAGGATCGCGGTGGACTATGCCTCGCACTCGCCGATGGTGGAGGTGCTGCGCGAGACGCTGCTGAGCGAACTCGCCGATATCGCGCCGCGCTCCGCGAACATCCCGTTCTACTCCACGGTGACCGCCGCACAAGCTGATACCAAGGACCTGGACGCCGCCTACTGGTACGCGAACCTGCGCGAGACGGTCCGCCTGGAGCAGACCACGCGACTGTTGCTGGAGACCGGGCACAGCGTGTTCATCGAGGTGAGCCCGCATCCGGTGCTGACCATCGGACTGCAGGGCACCTGTGAGGAAGCCGGTGACCGGGGCGCGGAGGCGGTGATCGTCGGATCCTTGCGCCGTGATCACGGCACGCTGACGGATTTCTCGGCCGCGCTGGCGCGAGTGTTCGTCTCCGGTGGTGCGGTGGAGTGGTCGCGGACGCTGCCGGAGCGTGGTGCTCACAGCGTGGATCTGCCCACGTATGCCTTTCAGCGGCAGCGGTATTGGCTCGAACCCGACATCGCCGGCGGCGACGTGACCGGCTTCGGGCTCGATGACGCCGCGCATCCGCTGCTGAGCGCGGTGGTCGAACTGCCCGAGCACGACGGCTGGGTGTTCACCGGCCGATTGTCGCTGCGCACCCACCCCTGGCTGGCCGACCACACGGTGGCCGGGGTGGCGCTGCTGCCCGGCACCGCCTTCGTGGAACTGGCCGTGCGGGCCGCCGGCGAAATCGGCTGCGGCGGTGTGCGCGAGCTCACCCTGCTGTCGCCCCTGGTATTGCCCGAGCACGGCGCGGTATCACTGCAGGTTCGGGTGTCGGCCGCCGATGAGACCGGGGCCCACACGATTTCGATCATGTCGCGGGATGAGTCCGGAACCCGGGTACTGCACGGACAGGGCACACTGGCGACGGTCCCGGTGACGTCCGAACCCGCGGTCCCCTGGCCACCCGCCGACGCCACCGCCATCGATCTCGACGGTGTGTACGACCGGCTCTCGGATCTGGGCTATGGCTACGGCCCGGTCTTCCGGGGCCTGCGCGCGGCGTTCCGCCGCGGCGCGGAAGTCTTCGTCGACGCGGTCCTGCCCGAACCCGCACCCGCCGGCGAGTACGGGATCCACCCGGCCCTGCTGGATGTGGTGTTGCACGCGGTCTTCCTGGGCGAGTTCGCCGAGGGCCTGGTGCTGCCGTTCGCCTGGAGCGGGGTGTCGCTGCGACAGGCCGGTGCCGGGGCGGTGCGGGCTCGGATCGCCTCGACCGGCCCCGGCGCCGTCTCGGTGGAGGTCGTCGACACCGCTGGGCGGCCGGTGTTCGCGGCCGAGTCGCTGACCATGCGTGCGATGTCGGCGCAGGAGCTGTCGAGCGCCAATCGCGACGGACTGTTCCGCGTCGAGTGGTCGCCGGTCGCGGCCGAACCGCTGCCGGTGTCGACCGGGTCGTGGGCCGAGCTCGACCCCGAACGGACGATGCCCGACATCGTCGTTCTCGACTGCGGCGCCGGGGCAGCCGACGCGGTCCGCGACCTGCTCGCCGAGGTGCTGTCCGCTGTGCGGCAATGGCTTTCGCAGGACCGCTATCGATCCTCGACCCTGCTGGTGCGCACCCGCGGCGCGGTCGCGCTCGCCGGGGAGGACCTCACCTCGCCCGCGGGCGCGGCGGTGTGGGGGCTGGTGCGTTCGGCGCAGGCGGAGGACCCGGGCCGGATCGTGCTGGCCGATGCCGAGGGGGAGTTCGACGCCGCCGCCGTGCTGGCTTCGGGCGAACCGCAGGTGGTGGTGCGGGCGGGCACGCTGCATGCCGCCCGGCTCCGGCGCGTCACCGCCTCGGCGCGGTCCTCGACGGCCCTGTCGGCCGCGGACACCGTCGTGATCACCGGTGGCACCGGCACAGTGGGTGCGCTGCTGGCGCGTCACCTGATCGTCGAGCACGGGGTACGGCAATTGGTCCTGACCAGCCGCCGGGGACCCGAGGCGCCGGGTGCGCGAGAGCTGGTCGCCGAGCTGACCGAACTGGGCGCGTCCGTGACCGTGGTGGCCGCCGATCTCGCCGATCGCGCGGCCGTCGGTGAGCTGTTCGCACACATCGGAATCGACCGGACGCTGGCGGTGATTCACGCCGCCGGCGTCCTCGACGACGGCGTGATCGGATCATTGACCCCGCAGCGCCTCGACACGGTGCTGGCACCGAAAGTCGATGCCGCGCTGCATCTGCACGAAGCCACGCTCGGGCGCCCGGTGTCGGCGTTCGTGCTGTTCTCCTCGGCCGCAGGCGTTTTCGGGACTCCCGGGCAGGCGAACTACGCGGCCGCCAACGCCTTCCTCGACGCCTTCGCGGTGTACCGGCGTGGCATCGGGCTGCCGGCGCAATCCCTGGCGTGGGGTCTGTGGGCCCAATCCAGTGGCATGACAGGACATCTCGGCACGGCCGACGCCGCCCGCCTGGCCCGGGGCGGGCTGGCGCCGATGTCATCGGAGCAAGCGCTCGAGCTGTTCGATCTGGCCCTGGCCGAGGGCGGGGCGAACACGCTGACCGCCCGCCTGGACCTCGGCGCCCTGCGCGCTCAGGCCGATTCGGCCGGTGTGCCGGCGCTACTGCGCAGCCTGATTTCCACAGGCGGCACACGGGTTTCGCGGAGTGCCGGGCCCGTCGAGGCAGATGTGGCGCAACGCCTGGCAGGGCTGCCCGAATCCGAACAGCGGCAGGTGATCAGCGCGCTGGTGCGCCAGCAGATCGCCGCCGTCCTCGGGCACAGCGATGTCGCCACCGTCGACGGCGAGCAGAACTTCCGCGATCTCGGCTTCGATTCGCTCACCGCGGTCGAGGTGCGCAACCGCCTCAAAATCGTGACGGGACTGACGCTTTCGGCCACCCTCCTTTTCGACTATCCGACCCCCGCGGCGCTCGCCGAGCACCTGCGGGTGGCCGTCCTGGCGAAGGCCGATACGCAGGGCGTCGACGGCGCGCTCAGGGAAATGGAGCGGTACTTCGACGCCGCACCGACCGATGAATCCGCCCGAACCATGGTCAAACGGCTGGAAGACCTCCTGCTCCGCTATCGAGACGCGACGACCGACAGCACCGCCGCGGTGGGCGAGATGGATGTCGAATCGGCGTCGGAGGACGAGTTGCTGGAATTCATCAACACAGAGCTGAGGAATGTCCATGAGTAA